A genomic window from Bdellovibrio sp. SKB1291214 includes:
- a CDS encoding S1 family peptidase translates to MKTIKSLKLALSLGALATIAACTPNKQSASVTASGNSSGIIGGVAVDQNDIIRKSTVSIVVNVLTQDGQQGQFLCTGSIVSENTILTAAHCVPGAEYKKAAMYVVFATDLNKMQKSQIVAVSGVVVHPQYGEGDKRLRETIEKLKKSGNPNGDGVELTDRDQGADNYDLAVLKLASKIPADYQIANVLTDETILKNGANVTLAGYGLTNVKKEQVDPAKYPDLDAAIASGQIGCTYDKKTCYILTQENENILKKTDVSVIQPYGETEVALDQSQGKGACHGDSGGPAFINVNGTEYLWGVTSRGTGKDGIDDCSNYAIYTKVHAEWNFVSKAIKQLNTTTKEEAPQTEALAAN, encoded by the coding sequence ATGAAAACAATCAAGTCTCTTAAGTTAGCTTTGTCATTGGGTGCGCTGGCGACGATCGCAGCTTGTACTCCTAATAAGCAATCCGCTTCTGTAACTGCTTCTGGTAATTCCTCTGGCATTATTGGTGGTGTGGCTGTTGATCAAAACGACATCATCAGAAAGTCGACTGTATCAATCGTAGTTAACGTTCTTACGCAAGATGGGCAGCAAGGTCAGTTCCTTTGCACGGGCTCTATCGTCAGTGAAAACACAATCTTGACGGCAGCTCACTGTGTACCAGGTGCTGAATACAAAAAAGCTGCAATGTACGTTGTCTTCGCAACGGACCTGAACAAAATGCAAAAATCTCAAATCGTTGCTGTTTCCGGCGTTGTTGTTCACCCTCAATACGGTGAAGGCGACAAGCGTCTTCGCGAAACAATTGAAAAGCTTAAAAAATCTGGTAACCCGAATGGTGACGGCGTAGAGCTTACTGACCGTGATCAAGGCGCAGATAACTACGACCTAGCGGTTCTTAAGCTTGCAAGCAAAATTCCTGCTGACTACCAAATCGCAAATGTTCTTACTGACGAAACAATCCTTAAAAACGGTGCGAATGTTACTTTGGCTGGTTACGGTTTGACGAACGTTAAAAAAGAACAAGTTGATCCAGCAAAATATCCTGATCTTGATGCTGCTATCGCTAGTGGCCAAATCGGTTGCACATACGATAAGAAAACTTGCTACATCTTGACTCAAGAAAACGAAAACATCTTGAAGAAAACGGATGTATCAGTGATCCAACCGTACGGTGAAACTGAAGTTGCTTTGGATCAATCTCAAGGTAAAGGTGCTTGCCACGGTGATTCTGGTGGTCCAGCGTTCATCAACGTAAACGGTACTGAATACCTTTGGGGTGTTACAAGCCGCGGTACTGGTAAAGATGGTATCGACGATTGCTCTAACTACGCAATCTACACAAAAGTTCACGCTGAATGGAATTTCGTTTCAAAAGCTATTAAGCAATTGAACACGACGACTAAAGAAGAAGCTCCACAAACTGAAGCTTTGGCAGCGAACTAA
- a CDS encoding DNA translocase FtsK, protein MNQFLKKFRQDVTAICFLGLGLFITLALVSYNPQDPSLNSIGQGLKALNYCGIVGSFLADALYQLFGLAAWVIVASLGRMALAAFRGESLNIKNIRFVWALLLIVDVAALLSIYMPTTRLFQNQIALGGMLGMGVSSALMRAFAYAGVQVILWTFMAVLVVFYSEKTLQELAEVPQDFMAMLKKKKVGEKFAGIFGGAFANEKKTAPKKEKKKDEPKKAFPLSDKKFVGKDEEEEDDKDLKMLLDAAEQEEEDEEEDEELFAEAEEDEEEEEETPALRMAQKRKVVMKAKPPRRIENWEMPKLALLEDPPVSRIKIDKAEIQRKADALVEKLKNFSVEGAIQDAKPGPLVTMYEFKPNADVKISKISELEDDLSLALSSESVRVVGHIPGTDVVGIETANLKRETVYYKDLIAEDSFWSEDLALPMAVGRTVDGEPKVVDLRKMPHLLIAGTTGSGKSVFVGSIITGLLFRHSPKTLRLVLIDPKMVDLAPFATVPHLAIPHVTEPKKAATALKWAVREMEKRYKSLSKFGVGKIEAFNEKTGGLSKDEIEQHEKINQELEEGKAKLDQYYYQPLPYVVIVVDELADLMITEKQNIEEPIQRLTQKARACGIHLILATQSPRKDVVTGLIKTNIPGRVALKVASKMDSRIIIDDSGAERLLPNGDMLFQAPGIGKPTRHHGPYLKDAEIANVVKHWASQGEPEYDPLAMKALDGFAGDGAESGGDDGGGFGEEEYDERYDEILSWASGQKEISASLIQRKFRLGYPRAARMIEVFEKEGVVGPANGSKPRQVLVTSYRET, encoded by the coding sequence ATGAACCAATTCCTCAAAAAGTTCCGTCAAGACGTCACTGCAATCTGTTTTTTGGGCCTAGGTCTTTTTATCACGCTTGCTTTGGTAAGCTACAATCCTCAGGACCCATCCCTTAACTCTATCGGGCAAGGACTAAAAGCCCTAAATTACTGCGGAATTGTGGGTAGTTTTTTAGCCGACGCCCTTTATCAACTGTTTGGCTTGGCGGCATGGGTAATCGTGGCAAGTCTGGGCCGCATGGCATTGGCTGCTTTCAGAGGCGAATCTTTGAATATTAAGAACATTCGCTTTGTGTGGGCTCTGTTGTTGATAGTGGATGTGGCGGCTCTTCTTTCGATCTATATGCCGACGACTCGTTTGTTCCAAAATCAGATCGCACTGGGCGGTATGTTGGGCATGGGGGTTTCATCTGCATTGATGCGTGCTTTCGCCTACGCGGGCGTGCAAGTGATTTTGTGGACGTTCATGGCTGTCCTGGTGGTGTTCTACTCGGAAAAAACTTTGCAAGAGCTGGCAGAGGTTCCACAAGATTTCATGGCAATGCTTAAGAAAAAAAAGGTGGGCGAAAAGTTTGCTGGCATCTTTGGTGGAGCGTTTGCAAATGAGAAAAAAACAGCCCCTAAAAAAGAAAAGAAAAAAGACGAGCCTAAAAAAGCTTTCCCTCTTTCAGATAAGAAATTCGTAGGCAAAGACGAAGAGGAAGAAGACGACAAGGATCTGAAAATGCTCCTTGATGCTGCTGAACAAGAGGAAGAGGACGAAGAGGAAGACGAAGAGCTTTTTGCAGAGGCTGAAGAGGACGAAGAGGAGGAGGAAGAAACTCCTGCACTTCGTATGGCGCAAAAACGCAAAGTCGTGATGAAGGCGAAACCACCTCGCCGCATTGAAAACTGGGAAATGCCGAAGCTTGCGCTTCTTGAAGATCCACCGGTTTCTCGTATTAAAATTGATAAGGCAGAGATCCAAAGAAAAGCCGACGCGTTGGTTGAAAAGCTTAAAAACTTCTCTGTGGAAGGTGCCATCCAAGATGCGAAACCGGGTCCACTGGTTACAATGTATGAATTTAAACCAAACGCTGACGTTAAAATTTCCAAAATTTCAGAGCTCGAAGACGACCTATCCTTAGCACTATCTTCGGAATCCGTGCGTGTGGTTGGTCACATCCCGGGCACTGATGTTGTTGGTATCGAAACAGCAAACTTAAAGCGTGAAACAGTTTATTACAAAGATTTGATCGCCGAAGATTCATTCTGGAGCGAGGATTTAGCACTGCCGATGGCTGTGGGTCGCACAGTTGATGGCGAACCAAAAGTGGTTGATCTGCGCAAGATGCCTCACTTGTTGATCGCGGGTACGACGGGTTCTGGTAAGTCGGTGTTTGTGGGTTCTATCATCACCGGTTTGCTATTCCGCCACTCCCCTAAAACTTTGCGCTTGGTTTTGATCGATCCCAAAATGGTCGACTTGGCTCCGTTTGCGACAGTTCCGCATTTGGCAATTCCTCACGTAACTGAACCCAAGAAAGCGGCAACCGCTTTGAAGTGGGCGGTTCGTGAAATGGAAAAACGTTATAAATCTTTATCAAAGTTCGGTGTTGGTAAGATTGAAGCGTTCAATGAAAAGACTGGCGGTCTTTCTAAAGACGAAATTGAGCAGCATGAAAAAATCAATCAAGAGCTCGAGGAAGGCAAAGCAAAACTGGATCAATACTACTACCAACCACTTCCATACGTGGTGATCGTAGTTGATGAGTTGGCTGACTTGATGATCACTGAAAAACAAAATATCGAAGAACCGATTCAGCGTCTGACACAAAAAGCTCGTGCCTGCGGAATCCATTTGATCTTAGCAACTCAGTCTCCGCGTAAAGACGTCGTGACTGGTTTGATTAAAACCAATATTCCGGGTCGTGTTGCTTTGAAGGTGGCTTCGAAAATGGATTCCAGAATTATTATCGATGATTCTGGTGCGGAACGTTTGCTTCCGAATGGTGACATGTTATTCCAAGCTCCAGGAATTGGTAAACCAACGCGACACCACGGTCCTTATCTGAAGGATGCTGAGATTGCTAATGTCGTAAAACATTGGGCATCGCAAGGTGAACCAGAGTATGACCCACTCGCAATGAAAGCACTTGATGGATTCGCTGGCGACGGGGCTGAATCTGGTGGCGATGACGGTGGTGGATTCGGCGAGGAAGAATATGATGAACGTTATGATGAAATCCTGTCTTGGGCCTCTGGGCAGAAGGAAATATCAGCTTCATTGATTCAACGTAAATTTCGTTTAGGTTATCCACGTGCTGCGCGGATGATTGAAGTGTTCGAAAAAGAAGGCGTGGTGGGACCAGCCAATGGCAGCAAGCCGCGTCAAGTCCTCGTTACTTCTTATCGAGAAACTTAA
- a CDS encoding DUF2232 domain-containing protein, which produces MKKSASPQKFITVSSLSILLSMMTVVFGAPLLRVLRQAYGPWAFWILGLLVTGAAWLLNAQPLAMFIGSVWMTLGAYNELEQKGLGWWLSGILSVLLGTGAASISLYGAFKVNGINTYAEVQKLVEQFTEQVQKMNPAVKLDASVLMQQIPSAIAITLILALGVGLIFERRVFSWLNLPREKIASQLKLLEYRVPDVFIWVAMTAFLLTMVSFGGKAIAILAVNIVNVALVLYFFQGLAVLEVFLNSIRAGTVTRVLVYIILVGQLVLILSIVGLIDYWLDFRSRIRKMTAPKAS; this is translated from the coding sequence ATGAAGAAGTCCGCGTCTCCACAGAAATTCATCACAGTTTCATCTCTCTCGATTTTGTTGTCGATGATGACAGTGGTATTTGGCGCTCCCCTTCTTCGTGTGCTCCGTCAGGCTTACGGTCCATGGGCCTTTTGGATTCTTGGACTGTTAGTAACAGGGGCTGCGTGGCTCCTCAACGCTCAACCTTTAGCGATGTTTATTGGCTCCGTTTGGATGACTTTAGGGGCTTACAATGAACTTGAGCAAAAAGGACTTGGGTGGTGGCTATCCGGTATTCTAAGCGTGCTGCTTGGGACAGGTGCTGCAAGCATCTCTCTGTATGGAGCATTCAAAGTAAACGGGATTAACACGTACGCTGAAGTTCAAAAGCTGGTCGAACAGTTTACTGAGCAGGTTCAAAAAATGAATCCCGCAGTTAAATTGGACGCTTCAGTTTTGATGCAGCAAATTCCATCAGCCATTGCTATCACTCTGATTTTAGCACTTGGTGTGGGATTAATATTTGAGAGAAGGGTTTTTTCGTGGCTCAATTTGCCCCGCGAGAAAATTGCCTCTCAGCTCAAGTTGTTAGAATATCGTGTGCCTGATGTTTTCATTTGGGTAGCGATGACAGCCTTCCTTCTAACAATGGTGAGTTTTGGCGGTAAGGCCATTGCGATCCTCGCAGTAAATATTGTGAACGTAGCACTCGTTCTCTATTTCTTTCAGGGGTTAGCAGTGTTGGAGGTATTCCTAAATTCGATTCGTGCCGGTACGGTCACTCGAGTTTTGGTGTACATAATCTTGGTCGGCCAGTTGGTGCTTATTTTAAGTATCGTTGGTTTGATCGATTACTGGCTGGATTTCAGAAGTCGTATTCGTAAGATGACGGCTCCTAAAGCTAGCTAA
- a CDS encoding radical SAM protein — protein MLKINEIFYSIQGETTYVGAPTVFVRTTACNLRCTYCDTKYSYYEGDMRTMEAIHQEIDSHKAPHVCVTGGEPLLQKEVHTLMKELCDKGYKVSLETSGSKSIQTVDPRVKVILDVKTPDSGAANSFLMDNIGFSTASTEFKFVICSEEDFIWSENFCRQHKLFEKFVVLYSPSYGQVSERWLAEKILQQNSSARLQLQLHKYIWSPETRGV, from the coding sequence ATGCTTAAAATAAATGAGATTTTTTATAGTATCCAAGGTGAAACAACTTACGTAGGCGCTCCTACGGTGTTTGTGCGCACCACTGCATGCAACTTAAGATGCACGTATTGCGATACCAAATATTCTTATTATGAAGGCGACATGCGCACGATGGAAGCGATTCATCAAGAGATCGATTCGCACAAAGCTCCGCATGTTTGTGTTACGGGTGGTGAACCGTTGTTGCAAAAAGAGGTTCACACTTTGATGAAAGAACTTTGCGACAAAGGCTACAAAGTTTCTTTGGAAACTTCTGGTTCAAAATCAATTCAAACAGTTGATCCGCGCGTGAAAGTTATTTTGGATGTGAAAACTCCAGATAGTGGTGCAGCAAATTCTTTCTTGATGGACAACATCGGATTTTCCACTGCTAGCACGGAATTCAAATTTGTGATCTGTTCTGAAGAAGACTTCATTTGGTCTGAAAATTTCTGTCGTCAACACAAATTGTTCGAAAAATTTGTGGTTTTATACAGCCCATCATACGGCCAAGTGTCTGAACGCTGGTTGGCAGAAAAAATATTGCAGCAAAATTCATCTGCAAGGTTGCAATTGCAACTGCATAAGTATATTTGGTCTCCCGAAACACGCGGAGTATAG
- the rpsF gene encoding 30S ribosomal protein S6: MEKNTAPYEVVVLMHPDATLEDQKDLFKKNKATIESFKGSINSLETWGKRNLATPIGKLKKATYFHSTFEADTQAIAELERTMRINDKVLRFMHTRLDERVSLAKFMEGFKKGLSESAAREKEREAKIQARKAAFAAAKADRAERGE, translated from the coding sequence ATGGAAAAAAACACTGCACCTTACGAGGTTGTTGTTCTTATGCACCCAGATGCAACTCTTGAAGATCAAAAAGATCTTTTCAAGAAGAACAAAGCAACTATCGAGTCTTTCAAAGGTTCTATCAACTCTTTGGAAACTTGGGGCAAACGTAACTTGGCGACTCCAATCGGCAAGTTGAAAAAAGCGACATACTTCCACTCTACATTCGAAGCTGACACACAAGCTATCGCTGAGTTGGAACGTACTATGCGTATCAACGACAAAGTACTTCGCTTCATGCACACTCGTCTTGATGAGCGTGTTTCTTTGGCTAAGTTCATGGAAGGCTTCAAAAAAGGTCTTTCTGAATCTGCTGCTCGTGAAAAAGAGCGCGAAGCTAAGATCCAAGCTCGCAAAGCTGCGTTTGCTGCTGCTAAAGCAGACCGCGCTGAGCGTGGCGAGTAA
- a CDS encoding helix-turn-helix domain-containing protein: MTPNLNSSDNLFVANLQSVSLEKLVKSKLEVLFAQQKEAQVELNGLYNVVIEQVEKPLLELALRAYNGNQVKTAQMLGINRNTLKKKIDNYKIRVKKLN, from the coding sequence ATGACGCCGAACCTTAACAGTTCAGATAATCTTTTTGTCGCTAATCTTCAGTCTGTAAGCTTGGAAAAGCTTGTTAAAAGCAAACTCGAAGTTCTTTTTGCTCAACAAAAAGAAGCACAAGTTGAATTGAACGGTTTGTACAATGTTGTAATCGAGCAAGTTGAAAAGCCACTTCTGGAGCTTGCACTTCGTGCGTACAACGGTAATCAAGTTAAGACAGCTCAGATGCTTGGCATCAATCGCAACACTCTTAAGAAGAAAATTGATAACTACAAAATTCGTGTTAAAAAATTGAACTAA
- a CDS encoding NHL repeat-containing protein, with translation MFVHFGLLIIALLSLSACSLDINVLGKSRTTELPSTDGLFPLGEQKAYFGGSIATATDSNGNVYNADATMGGSITKLNSSLASIAFVAQSGTGDGQVSNVTRLLVDSQDNLFVLDAGNDRIQKFDSSGAFVLKWGSSGSSNDYEFPGLAAFAIDSQDEIYVLVSDGATVGEVRVYNSSGVFQRKWGTFDMTHTLPCDACFHRMRAVAIDSSDNVYVADSEWGRIEKFDRLGNKLSEFGSSGTGNGQFPQTLLSMAIKGNELFLAEQVTPRIQKFNLNTESYVSDISSPGSADNQIIQPVTLNFDKSGYLMVSDISLGTSGSIKRFATDGTFISKTETGGSGDGKLKTPTAGAAYKNEFIVVVDSGNKRIAKFDAQGNWIMNFGSPGTGSGQFTTPFNVGVDDDGNIYVLDLNQGTRVRVEKFDKNGNFLTEWDGSDNVLITNAYAMAVAGDGTVYVGDASNGIVQKFDRDGHWVRDYTGIDTNTSTATISMPGALALDNLGHLLVSDMSRGTIIKVNLANDTMVTEFGSSGGVFGMTITPAGNILTSNAMNNVVTEYSSAGTLTGISWGGSGFTPGKLSSAWGIFCDPKGYVYVVDQGNSRIQKFNSLGVVQ, from the coding sequence ATGTTCGTACATTTTGGATTGCTTATCATCGCCCTGCTGTCGCTGAGTGCTTGTTCGCTCGATATCAATGTCCTTGGGAAAAGTCGCACGACAGAGCTGCCGTCAACTGACGGATTATTTCCCCTGGGGGAACAAAAGGCCTATTTCGGTGGTTCAATCGCAACCGCCACAGATTCTAACGGAAATGTTTATAATGCTGATGCGACAATGGGTGGTTCAATTACGAAATTGAACTCGTCATTGGCATCAATCGCATTCGTCGCTCAATCAGGTACAGGTGATGGGCAAGTTTCCAATGTCACAAGGCTGCTAGTTGATTCACAAGACAACCTATTTGTCCTGGATGCTGGAAATGATCGCATTCAAAAATTTGATTCAAGCGGTGCTTTTGTTTTGAAATGGGGCAGTTCTGGCTCATCCAACGACTATGAATTCCCCGGTTTAGCAGCCTTTGCAATCGACAGCCAAGATGAAATCTACGTGTTGGTTTCTGATGGTGCGACAGTGGGCGAAGTGCGGGTCTACAATTCTTCAGGGGTGTTCCAAAGAAAATGGGGCACGTTCGATATGACCCACACTCTGCCTTGTGATGCGTGTTTTCATCGTATGCGTGCCGTGGCGATAGACTCAAGCGACAACGTTTACGTTGCTGATTCCGAGTGGGGAAGAATTGAAAAATTCGATAGACTTGGAAACAAACTTTCCGAGTTTGGTTCTTCGGGAACAGGCAATGGTCAGTTTCCTCAAACACTCCTTTCTATGGCTATCAAAGGTAATGAATTATTTTTGGCCGAACAGGTTACGCCAAGAATTCAAAAATTTAATTTAAACACTGAATCCTATGTCTCTGACATTAGCTCGCCAGGTTCTGCAGATAATCAAATTATTCAGCCAGTAACCTTGAACTTCGATAAGTCGGGCTATCTGATGGTTTCAGATATTTCTCTTGGCACGTCTGGTAGTATCAAACGATTTGCTACAGATGGAACTTTCATTAGCAAAACTGAAACAGGCGGCAGTGGTGATGGTAAATTAAAAACTCCGACTGCGGGTGCTGCCTATAAAAACGAATTTATTGTGGTGGTAGATTCGGGCAATAAACGAATTGCTAAGTTCGATGCCCAAGGCAACTGGATAATGAATTTTGGCTCTCCAGGAACTGGAAGTGGACAATTCACGACTCCATTTAATGTGGGCGTGGATGATGACGGAAATATCTATGTCTTAGATTTAAACCAAGGCACAAGAGTGCGAGTGGAAAAGTTTGATAAGAACGGAAATTTTCTGACGGAATGGGACGGATCCGACAACGTTCTAATTACCAATGCCTATGCCATGGCTGTGGCGGGAGATGGGACTGTTTATGTCGGTGATGCTTCAAATGGAATAGTTCAAAAGTTTGATAGAGATGGACATTGGGTGCGGGATTATACGGGCATAGATACCAACACAAGTACTGCCACTATATCTATGCCGGGGGCACTTGCCCTGGACAACCTAGGGCACCTGCTCGTCTCTGATATGAGTAGAGGAACCATTATTAAAGTAAATCTTGCTAATGATACCATGGTGACCGAGTTCGGTTCTTCCGGTGGAGTTTTTGGTATGACGATCACGCCAGCAGGTAACATCCTAACATCCAACGCCATGAACAACGTTGTTACAGAATATTCCTCAGCAGGTACACTGACAGGAATATCCTGGGGCGGCTCTGGATTTACTCCAGGAAAGTTATCTTCTGCGTGGGGAATTTTCTGTGATCCCAAAGGATATGTTTATGTTGTGGACCAGGGGAACTCACGCATTCAGAAATTTAACTCACTCGGCGTGGTCCAATAG
- the rplI gene encoding 50S ribosomal protein L9 has product MKVILQKDVKDVGRVGELVNVSEGFARNFLFPRKLAAEATEKRVKEYEHLKRVAETKKKKALAERQEILNKINGTTVTFKLQAGADSDKLFGTVTTTDISKELQKMGHSIDRRDIHLEEPIKVLGQHKAVVRYTEGLEAKIQIAVERA; this is encoded by the coding sequence ATGAAAGTTATTCTTCAAAAAGACGTTAAAGATGTAGGCCGTGTTGGTGAATTGGTGAACGTTTCTGAAGGTTTCGCAAGAAACTTCTTGTTCCCACGCAAATTGGCTGCTGAAGCTACAGAAAAACGCGTAAAAGAATATGAACACTTGAAACGCGTTGCTGAAACTAAAAAGAAAAAAGCATTGGCAGAACGCCAAGAAATCTTGAACAAAATCAACGGCACAACTGTTACGTTCAAGCTTCAAGCTGGTGCTGACTCTGATAAGCTTTTCGGTACTGTAACAACTACAGACATCTCTAAAGAGCTTCAAAAAATGGGTCACTCTATCGACCGCCGCGACATCCACTTGGAAGAGCCAATCAAAGTATTGGGTCAACACAAAGCGGTTGTACGTTACACTGAAGGTTTGGAAGCTAAGATCCAAATCGCAGTTGAGCGCGCATAA
- the dnaB gene encoding replicative DNA helicase, with amino-acid sequence MSTRIPPQNLEAEQSILGGIMLDREALDQVGDVLFAEDFYKPAHQKIYAAIKDLHSKNQPIDIITVTNVLQAEGSMDMVGGPEYLIGLLDKTISSANIASHAKIVREKSLLRKLITANSKLIERAYDQDFADVESFMDQAESEIFKLTETKQQTGLVGSMEIVKASIQKIEELYKRKADVTGLPTGFSELDKMTSGLHPGEMTIIAARPSMGKTAFSLNVAQHIALRAKKVIAYFSLEMGKEAMMMRMLSSEARVNMNEIRNGKIQDSAWPKLINAASALSEAGIFIDDTPGMSPFEIRSRARRLKAEHGIDCIMIDYLQLMSMKQKFSSREQEVAEISKSLKSIAKELQVPIIALAQLNRGVEGRADRRPMLSDLRESGSIEQDADVIMMLYRDDYYDKEDPEKAGHAEVIVGKQRNGATGTVKLRFDAKHSRFRDAEPSESGGHINPLPPPQAPPPMPGGRPKNFAPGAPA; translated from the coding sequence GTGAGTACTCGTATTCCACCACAAAATCTAGAGGCCGAGCAGTCCATTCTGGGCGGTATCATGCTTGATCGAGAAGCTCTCGACCAAGTTGGTGACGTTCTCTTTGCAGAGGACTTCTATAAGCCGGCACATCAAAAGATTTATGCTGCCATTAAAGATCTTCACAGCAAAAATCAGCCAATCGATATCATCACTGTTACCAACGTGCTTCAGGCCGAAGGTTCCATGGATATGGTGGGCGGCCCTGAGTATTTGATTGGTTTGCTTGATAAAACTATTTCCTCCGCAAACATTGCTTCGCACGCAAAAATCGTTCGCGAAAAAAGTTTGCTTCGTAAATTGATCACGGCCAACAGCAAGTTGATCGAACGCGCTTATGATCAAGATTTCGCTGACGTTGAATCCTTCATGGACCAAGCGGAATCAGAAATCTTCAAACTGACAGAGACGAAACAGCAAACGGGTCTTGTGGGCTCTATGGAAATCGTTAAGGCTTCCATCCAAAAGATCGAGGAGCTTTACAAACGTAAAGCTGATGTTACGGGTCTTCCAACTGGCTTCTCAGAGCTAGATAAAATGACTTCGGGTCTTCACCCAGGCGAGATGACGATCATCGCCGCTCGTCCGTCGATGGGTAAAACAGCGTTCTCTTTGAACGTTGCTCAACACATTGCTCTTCGCGCGAAAAAAGTAATCGCCTATTTCTCTCTGGAGATGGGTAAAGAAGCCATGATGATGCGTATGTTGTCCTCTGAAGCACGCGTTAACATGAATGAGATCCGTAACGGTAAAATCCAAGACTCTGCATGGCCTAAGCTGATTAATGCAGCCAGCGCCCTTTCAGAAGCCGGAATCTTTATCGATGATACTCCAGGGATGTCACCATTTGAGATCCGTTCTCGTGCTCGTCGTTTAAAGGCTGAACACGGTATTGATTGCATCATGATCGACTACTTGCAGTTGATGAGTATGAAACAAAAATTTTCTTCGCGTGAGCAAGAGGTTGCCGAAATCTCTAAGAGCTTAAAGTCGATTGCCAAGGAACTTCAGGTTCCTATCATCGCTCTAGCCCAGCTGAATCGTGGGGTGGAAGGTCGTGCGGACCGCAGACCTATGCTTTCTGACCTCCGTGAATCGGGATCGATCGAACAAGATGCCGACGTTATTATGATGCTTTACCGTGATGACTACTACGACAAGGAAGATCCGGAAAAAGCGGGTCATGCGGAAGTTATCGTCGGTAAACAGCGTAACGGTGCCACTGGTACAGTTAAACTTCGTTTCGACGCAAAACACTCCCGCTTCCGTGATGCTGAGCCCAGCGAGTCGGGTGGACACATTAATCCACTTCCTCCGCCGCAAGCTCCGCCTCCGATGCCAGGTGGCAGACCGAAAAACTTTGCTCCTGGCGCTCCAGCCTAG
- a CDS encoding SDR family oxidoreductase, producing MWPFSRYHRSGRVQSYKPVILITGCSHGIGLELVKLLYNEHPEYRIVATAREKSLHKLHDLFLENDRFMIYRLDVTQEEERKELINHVNKTWGGVDILVNNAGISYRSVIEHMTAKDEQLQMETNYLGPMGLIRRVIPYMRETGRGKIINVSSVAGMLAMPTMSSYSASKYALEGASEALWYEMRPFGVQVSLIQPGFVNSSSFMNVYHSELSDPAHNWSGPYCDFYQNMTPFVAKMMRMSRSSAPKIAKLIVKTIKTENPSLWIPATLDATVFYYIRRLLPRRILLPVLYSLLPNAKHWGKKHTNRR from the coding sequence ATGTGGCCTTTTTCACGTTATCACCGCAGCGGCAGAGTACAGTCCTATAAACCCGTTATATTAATCACGGGTTGTTCTCACGGTATTGGATTGGAATTAGTAAAACTTCTTTACAACGAGCACCCGGAATATCGCATCGTCGCGACAGCACGAGAAAAAAGTCTTCACAAGCTTCACGATCTTTTTTTAGAAAATGATCGATTCATGATTTACAGACTGGATGTCACTCAAGAAGAAGAGCGCAAAGAACTTATCAATCACGTCAATAAAACGTGGGGTGGTGTGGATATCTTGGTGAATAACGCCGGTATCTCGTATCGTTCCGTGATTGAACACATGACAGCCAAAGATGAGCAGCTGCAAATGGAAACAAATTATCTGGGCCCCATGGGTCTGATTCGCAGAGTGATCCCTTATATGCGCGAAACGGGCAGAGGCAAAATCATCAACGTGTCTTCAGTTGCAGGAATGCTAGCAATGCCAACGATGTCTTCGTACTCCGCTTCAAAATATGCGCTTGAAGGCGCCAGTGAAGCGTTATGGTATGAGATGAGGCCGTTTGGAGTCCAAGTATCCTTGATCCAACCGGGCTTCGTGAACAGCAGCTCTTTCATGAACGTCTATCATTCAGAATTATCCGATCCTGCACACAACTGGAGCGGGCCTTACTGCGATTTCTATCAGAACATGACACCCTTCGTGGCAAAGATGATGCGCATGTCGCGATCCTCAGCACCCAAAATTGCCAAGCTCATTGTGAAAACAATCAAAACAGAAAATCCATCCCTGTGGATTCCTGCAACGCTAGATGCAACCGTGTTTTATTATATTCGCCGATTGCTTCCGCGCAGAATTTTGCTGCCGGTGTTGTATTCCCTATTACCAAACGCCAAACACTGGGGCAAAAAACACACGAACCGCCGTTAG